CAAATGGACCAACAGAGCCAGAGGGTCCAAGATctcagtcagcagcttcagcagcgAGAGCAGGCTCTGAGCAAAGCCAGGGAGCGCGCTCAGGAGGATGGCCACAGGGTGCTGAGCCTGGAGGCTGAGCTCAAAGAGAAATCTGGCAAGCTCACCCAACAACACGAAGAGATGAGTGCCAAACTGGCCAGTCAGGAACTCCACAACCGTCAAGTTAGTGCCAAACTTTTGGGGCTTACACATAAAGTGGAGGAGCTAGAGGAAAGCAACAGAACTTTGAAGAAATCTGAGGAGGAACTGCAGGAGCTCAGGGAGAAGATCAGTAAAGGGGAGTGTGGCAACTCCAATCTGATTGCTGAGTTGGAGAACTTGCGGAAGCGGGTGATGGAGATGGAGGGAAAGGATGAGGAGATTACCAAGACTGAAAATCAGTGTAAGGAGCTCAGGAAGAGGctacaggaggaggacagtagGAGTAAAGACCTCAGGCTGGAAGTGGAGAAGCTCCAGAAAAGAATGATGGAGTTAGAAAAACTTGAGGCAGCCTTCAGCATTAGCAAATCTGAGTGTGCACAGTTACACAATGCtctagagagagagaagggccTGGCTAAAGAGCTTTCAGATGAAGTTGTGACTCTCAAGATCCGCATGAAAGAACTTGAGTCTTCTGAACTGAAGTTGGAAAAGTCTGAGCTGAGCCTTAAGGATGACCTCAGTAAGCTTAAGTCATTGACAGTTGCGTTGATGGATGAACGAAAGATCCTGATGGAAACTGTCAAGTCAGATGAGAAGAAAAAGGATGATTTGAGCAAGCTGGTCAAAGTTGAGCAGGGCAAGGTTATGGAGGTGACTGAAAAACTGATAGAAGAAAGCAAAAAGCTCCTGAAATTCAAGTCAGAGATGGAAACCAAAGTAGAGATTTTAACCATTGAAAAGGGAGAGCTCAGCACAAAGCTAGCTTATGAAACTGATAAAACTAAGGATCTTAACTCAAAGGTCAGCCACATGAAAAAGAGGTTAGATGGGTTTGAACAAGCAGAAAAGCTATCTGTGAAGAATTCACCAAACTGTGAACTGGGAAAAATGTCTGACCCCATCAGAAGAGATGACAACAAAGTTAAGGAACTGACATTTGAAATTGAGCGCCTGAAAAACCGTCTCAGACAACTGGAGGTGGTAGAAGGAGATTTGATCAAGACAGGGGATCAGTATGATATGCTGGAGAAAAGATTTATGACTGAACAGGACAAAGCCAACATTCTTTCCCAGCAGGTGGAGGAAATGAGAAATCAGATAGCACGGAACAAAGCAATTgagaaaggagaggaggaaagCCAGGAGGAAGACCTCAGACAACGATGCAAGAGAGAGGAGACTAAAACTAGGGAACTGCAGGCTGATGTGGTGGCCCTCAAGGAAAAAATCCATGAACTGATGCACAAAGAAGACCAGTTGTCTCAGCTCCAAGTGGACTACTCTGTCCTACAGCAGAGGTTCttggaagaagaggagaaagccAAGAACATGGGCACTGAAGTCTTCCATCTCACCAAAGAACTGGAGATAGCAAAACGTCATAGTCGGGCTCTGCGGCCCAGCTTAAATGGGAGGAGGATAGTGGATGTAGCTGTGACATCCACTGGAGTACAGACAGAGGCATCATCCACTGGGCCAGCAGAGGAGGATACTCCAGCTGTGTTTATCAGGAAGTCCGTCCAAGAAGAAAATCACATTATGAACAACATCAGACAGAAATGCCTGAAAAAGCCCACAGAAAAAAGTAATGCTGTTGAGCGTTGCCCTTCGTCTGGCAGCGACTTAGGTATCAAGAAATCCTGGATTCCCTGGATGAGGAAAAAGGACAACACCCCTCAAGAGACCAACCTGGAAAAGCCTCTGCACATCAATGGAAATCCCTTGCCTTCTGAACTAACCCTACCCCAAAAGCAAGGACAGCCTTTACACATCCGAGTGACACCAGACCACCAAAACAACATGGCCACTCTTGAAATCAGCAGCCCCACTACTGAAGATGTTTTCTCTAGCTCAGCTCCCCTTAGCCCCAACCCATCTCAGCCTAGATCCAGAATCACAATCATTCCTACCTACTCTGCTCCAACCCAGCGGAGAAAGTCCCCCGCTGGACCTCAAGGCCCAGAAAGAGCCAAATCTCCAGTCACCATCACAACTATATCTAGAGCTAAGTCTCCAGAAAGCACCCGAGCCTCCTCGACCAACTCAGGCAGACCTTTATCCCCTGTCTCTATTATGACAGTGAGCAC
This is a stretch of genomic DNA from Acanthochromis polyacanthus isolate Apoly-LR-REF ecotype Palm Island chromosome 1, KAUST_Apoly_ChrSc, whole genome shotgun sequence. It encodes these proteins:
- the LOC110957905 gene encoding filamin-A-interacting protein 1-like; protein product: MILKIIISFVLGPGKMRSKSSGVESPANGVLGVPQADHDIGQDQEVGLPVKSLKAKVQQKEGEDQVEVEVISDKEKLLLESSEDGEKRGDIMDMSKEDLLKLLGIMEGEVQAREDVICMLKSKQTLPEALESRYGSAVPGSALQALQRDDFMTGTMPNSHRVYQKPMVELERLQEKHKETYRRMLGQLLLAEKCHRRTVHELDTEKRKHVDYMNKSDDFTNLLEQERERLKRLLENEKAYQVRKENEHSKRLAKVREELVKLKSFALMLVNERQQHLEQMDQQSQRVQDLSQQLQQREQALSKARERAQEDGHRVLSLEAELKEKSGKLTQQHEEMSAKLASQELHNRQVSAKLLGLTHKVEELEESNRTLKKSEEELQELREKISKGECGNSNLIAELENLRKRVMEMEGKDEEITKTENQCKELRKRLQEEDSRSKDLRLEVEKLQKRMMELEKLEAAFSISKSECAQLHNALEREKGLAKELSDEVVTLKIRMKELESSELKLEKSELSLKDDLSKLKSLTVALMDERKILMETVKSDEKKKDDLSKLVKVEQGKVMEVTEKLIEESKKLLKFKSEMETKVEILTIEKGELSTKLAYETDKTKDLNSKVSHMKKRLDGFEQAEKLSVKNSPNCELGKMSDPIRRDDNKVKELTFEIERLKNRLRQLEVVEGDLIKTGDQYDMLEKRFMTEQDKANILSQQVEEMRNQIARNKAIEKGEEESQEEDLRQRCKREETKTRELQADVVALKEKIHELMHKEDQLSQLQVDYSVLQQRFLEEEEKAKNMGTEVFHLTKELEIAKRHSRALRPSLNGRRIVDVAVTSTGVQTEASSTGPAEEDTPAVFIRKSVQEENHIMNNIRQKCLKKPTEKSNAVERCPSSGSDLGIKKSWIPWMRKKDNTPQETNLEKPLHINGNPLPSELTLPQKQGQPLHIRVTPDHQNNMATLEISSPTTEDVFSSSAPLSPNPSQPRSRITIIPTYSAPTQRRKSPAGPQGPERAKSPVTITTISRAKSPESTRASSTNSGRPLSPVSIMTVSTAVVAEASTSPEPQEMTMGRAVFKVTPEKQMVPVPVRKGYNNTSIITTTEDNKIHIHLGNSVTPKMVVRPVSAGTESKEMTLSTGTVLRSPRQITTTATRSTQSKVMSSITISPVTSTTSRSTQGTTGHDAQPPRTGVTRIPMSKSLKTGKTVLGSLGISSGMKLESRAESHSMRIEVKKSTVSSNTSQNGGKP